The proteins below are encoded in one region of Pseudomonas putida NBRC 14164:
- the pmrG gene encoding lipopolysaccharide core heptose(II)-phosphate phosphatase PmrG — MLQGVIDKSPASQVPRLPWGTAVFAVLCLLLILGVAAAWAHARTAIPNLGNPHHLQHSGLVAAWAKGSVIVVLRHAERCDRSSGACLGAPSGITVAGSHVAAEVGNGLQHLGLGSADVWASPEVRTRQTAHAMFDKTVPTRGWLNQCDGHFAENALALKRNGHNLVLVSHSGCMERLEQALEVPASATSNSYASALFITQGSDGKAKLLGQIAASEWPSLVDAKEL; from the coding sequence ATGCTGCAAGGCGTAATCGACAAATCACCCGCGTCCCAGGTACCCCGATTGCCTTGGGGCACTGCGGTGTTCGCAGTCTTGTGCCTGCTGTTGATCCTGGGCGTAGCGGCAGCCTGGGCACATGCCCGCACGGCCATCCCCAACCTGGGCAACCCTCATCACCTGCAACACAGCGGGCTAGTGGCCGCCTGGGCGAAAGGCTCGGTGATTGTGGTGCTGCGCCATGCCGAACGCTGCGACCGCTCCAGCGGTGCTTGCCTGGGTGCCCCCAGCGGAATCACGGTCGCGGGCAGCCATGTGGCCGCCGAGGTCGGCAACGGCCTGCAGCACCTTGGCTTGGGCTCAGCCGACGTGTGGGCCAGCCCGGAAGTGCGTACCCGGCAGACCGCACACGCCATGTTTGATAAGACCGTTCCCACGCGAGGCTGGCTGAATCAGTGTGACGGCCACTTCGCCGAAAACGCTCTGGCCCTCAAGCGAAACGGCCACAACCTCGTGCTGGTCAGCCACAGCGGCTGCATGGAACGGCTGGAGCAGGCGCTCGAAGTACCTGCCAGCGCGACGTCGAACAGCTATGCCAGCGCCCTGTTCATCACCCAGGGCAGCGATGGCAAGGCGAAGCTGCTGGGCCAGATAGCGGCCAGTGAGTGGCCCAGTCTCGTTGATGCCAAGGAACTCTGA
- the icmH gene encoding type IVB secretion system protein IcmH/DotU, whose product MSKESDGTETPVPAKKKPILLEDIKGTQQPRTGTGPQLATDLSGYPADPEFQLRGGFANLMLDAASPLFGLVIRLRTLDDLPNLAYVHKTVQNQVSNIREEIQQHGYPIVHQEVYSYALCLYLDEAVMSRPWGNNSCWSHQPLLSIFHDETQGGEKIFVLLERVMQAPREFQDVLEFLYYCFCLGLRGKHALDPKCEDIIKALISRMHTVIRELRGPTPEEVCDPYSNVVHCPHRPRRWEWPWWSPLVISAVAMVCAYSYYSYRLDLLTAEVLESLNAILQQ is encoded by the coding sequence ATGTCCAAAGAGTCCGATGGCACTGAAACACCCGTGCCGGCCAAGAAAAAGCCAATTCTGCTGGAGGATATCAAGGGTACCCAACAGCCTCGTACCGGTACTGGTCCTCAACTCGCAACGGATCTATCCGGCTACCCCGCCGACCCGGAGTTCCAGCTGCGTGGCGGCTTCGCAAACCTGATGCTCGACGCGGCAAGCCCGCTGTTCGGGCTGGTCATTCGCCTGCGCACCCTGGATGACCTGCCCAACCTCGCCTACGTGCACAAAACCGTGCAAAACCAGGTCAGCAACATTCGCGAAGAAATCCAGCAGCACGGGTACCCCATCGTGCACCAGGAAGTCTATTCCTATGCCCTGTGCCTGTACCTGGACGAGGCCGTGATGAGCCGCCCGTGGGGCAACAATTCGTGCTGGAGCCACCAGCCGCTGCTCAGCATCTTCCACGACGAAACCCAGGGCGGCGAAAAGATCTTCGTGCTGCTCGAGCGGGTCATGCAGGCGCCCAGGGAATTCCAGGATGTACTGGAGTTCCTGTACTACTGCTTCTGCCTGGGCCTCAGGGGCAAGCACGCCCTGGACCCCAAGTGCGAAGACATCATCAAAGCCTTGATCTCGCGCATGCACACGGTCATCCGCGAACTGCGTGGCCCCACGCCGGAAGAGGTGTGCGACCCCTACAGCAACGTCGTTCATTGCCCCCACCGCCCGCGACGCTGGGAGTGGCCCTGGTGGAGCCCGCTGGTCATCTCCGCCGTCGCCATGGTCTGCGCTTACAGCTATTACAGCTACCGCCTCGACCTGCTCACCGCCGAAGTCCTGGAATCGCTCAACGCGATTCTGCAGCAGTAG
- a CDS encoding phosphatase PAP2 family protein gives MPSRTAFYRNNLLLPLLLAAIVFIAFDLTELDRWISNLLLDPATGQFPLLHNQWFEKATHKWPRILPDWTGELAVIGSLLSFIWPRLANHPQLGLTRMLEKARIAPLLRFTTRHRRDLLFVVVAFALSTTVIHYLKSHTSVYCPVETTLYGGSQTRVEWFENFSVWNKAGDGRCWPGGHASSGFTLLALYFVALRHRWAHARKLLVAILLIGFVYGTTRVVQGWHYMSHTFWAGIFVWLTTWATALFFYGRVALQAPENCPAMRDPAIPQPS, from the coding sequence ATGCCCTCTCGTACCGCCTTCTACCGTAATAATCTGCTGCTGCCGCTGTTGCTGGCTGCCATCGTGTTTATTGCATTCGATCTCACCGAGCTCGATCGCTGGATCAGCAACCTGCTCCTCGACCCGGCCACCGGCCAGTTCCCATTGCTGCACAACCAGTGGTTCGAAAAAGCCACCCACAAATGGCCTCGCATCCTGCCGGACTGGACCGGCGAGCTGGCAGTCATCGGCAGCCTGCTGTCGTTCATCTGGCCGCGTCTGGCCAACCACCCTCAACTGGGCCTGACCCGGATGCTGGAAAAGGCTCGCATCGCACCATTGCTGCGCTTTACCACCCGACACCGCCGTGACCTGCTGTTCGTGGTGGTGGCGTTCGCACTGAGCACGACGGTGATTCATTACCTGAAAAGCCACACCAGCGTGTATTGCCCTGTGGAAACCACGCTATATGGCGGCTCGCAGACCCGGGTCGAATGGTTCGAAAACTTCTCCGTGTGGAACAAGGCCGGCGATGGTCGCTGCTGGCCGGGTGGCCATGCCTCCAGCGGATTTACCTTGTTGGCGCTCTATTTCGTAGCCCTGCGCCACCGCTGGGCACATGCGCGCAAGTTGCTGGTGGCAATTCTGCTGATCGGGTTCGTGTACGGCACTACCCGGGTGGTGCAGGGTTGGCACTATATGTCCCATACGTTCTGGGCTGGGATCTTTGTCTGGCTGACAACTTGGGCAACGGCATTGTTCTTCTATGGGCGCGTCGCGTTGCAGGCGCCGGAAAACTGCCCTGCCATGCGTGATCCTGCTATCCCGCAGCCTTCGTAA